From Mus musculus strain C57BL/6J chromosome 4 unlocalized genomic contig, GRCm38.p6 C57BL/6J MMCHR4UN_CTG3, one genomic window encodes:
- the LOC100041593 gene encoding C-C motif chemokine 21c precursor, with amino-acid sequence MAQMMTLSLLSLVLALCIPWTQGSDGGGQDCCLKYSQKKIPYSIVRGYRKQEPSLGCPIPAILFLPRKHSKPELCANPEEGWVQNLMRRLDQPPAPGKQSPGCRKNRGTSKSGKKGKGSKGCKRTEQTQPSRG; translated from the exons ATGGCTCAGATGATGACTCTGAGCCTCCTTAGCCTGGTCCTGGCTCTCTGCATCCCCTGGACCCAAG GCAGTGATGGAGGGGGACAGGACTGCTGCCTTAAGTACAGCCagaagaaaattccctacagTATTGTCCGAGGCTATAGGAAGCAAGAACCAAGTTTAGGCTGTCCCATCCCGGCAATCCT GTTCTTACCCCGGAAGCACTCTAAGCCTGAGCTATGTGCAAACCCTGAGGAAGGCTGGGTGCAGAACCTGATGCGCCGCCTGGACCAgcctccagccccagggaaacAAAGCCCCGGCTGCAGGAAGAACCGGGGAACCTCTAAgtctggaaagaaaggaaagggctcCAAGGGCTGCAAGAG AACTGAACAGACACAGCCCTCAAGAGGATAG